Proteins encoded together in one Marispirochaeta sp. window:
- a CDS encoding biopolymer transporter ExbD: MKTFIPPDPPRHGIEITPLIDVVFILLLFFVLTSSFADPALRTDLPESDTDSHPKVSDINIALTADGAIRTNGSPGSLEDIDNMILIHINVSGETPAVTLQADQNVPYRHVFTIIDLLKSRAISELQLAYSPGPSDN; the protein is encoded by the coding sequence ATGAAGACGTTTATTCCGCCTGATCCGCCGAGGCACGGAATTGAAATTACCCCCCTGATTGACGTTGTCTTTATCCTGCTGCTCTTCTTTGTGCTCACCTCGAGTTTCGCGGACCCCGCACTGCGGACGGACCTCCCGGAATCAGACACGGACTCACATCCGAAAGTTTCGGATATCAATATAGCCCTGACTGCGGACGGAGCGATACGGACCAACGGAAGTCCCGGGTCTCTGGAGGACATCGACAACATGATCCTGATTCATATCAATGTTTCAGGGGAGACACCGGCCGTGACGCTTCAGGCTGACCAGAACGTACCCTACCGGCATGTTTTCACGATTATTGATCTGCTGAAGTCACGGGCTATCAGCGAACTGCAACTGGCCTACAGTCCGGGACCATCGGATAATTAA
- a CDS encoding iron ABC transporter permease, with protein MLSSRMTRPITKQQLAARVLIVTLVFLSWIGLSMGSVKIPLTILLQILSGNDGSLPEYLTTIVWNVRMPRIFMAVLIGCMLASSGTVVQAVFHNPLADPYIIGISASAVAGAVLAFLLDLPVVFYGIFAFCISVATTFMIFRLAMGRGAVKITTLLIIGVAASSFLGAFTSFAMYAVGEDSYKIIIWTMGYLGSASWLKAAMLVPPLFAALLFFCFHRHDLDALMLGDQEAHALGIDVGKLKKQLLVVSCLIVSFSVAFSGMIGFVGLIIPHTMRLLIGHSNTKLLGMTSLAGGVFLLFADTIARNLLAPVEIPIGTVTAFFGAPFFIYLAIRSKGGITP; from the coding sequence ATGCTGAGCAGCAGAATGACCCGGCCCATAACAAAGCAGCAGCTTGCGGCACGAGTCCTTATTGTAACCCTGGTATTCCTCAGTTGGATCGGACTGAGCATGGGCAGCGTGAAAATCCCCTTAACCATCCTGCTGCAGATCCTCTCGGGAAACGACGGTTCATTACCAGAATACCTGACGACCATAGTATGGAATGTCCGGATGCCAAGGATATTCATGGCTGTTCTGATCGGCTGCATGCTGGCCTCCTCCGGTACGGTCGTGCAGGCGGTATTCCATAACCCCCTTGCCGACCCCTACATTATCGGAATAAGCGCGAGTGCGGTAGCAGGGGCGGTTCTTGCCTTTCTGCTTGACCTGCCGGTTGTTTTCTACGGAATATTCGCCTTCTGCATCTCCGTCGCAACCACGTTCATGATCTTCCGTCTGGCCATGGGCCGCGGTGCAGTAAAAATCACAACCCTGCTTATCATCGGAGTAGCGGCCTCCTCCTTTCTCGGGGCCTTTACCTCCTTTGCGATGTACGCTGTGGGAGAAGATTCATATAAAATCATTATCTGGACCATGGGATATCTTGGCTCTGCCAGCTGGCTTAAAGCAGCCATGCTTGTTCCTCCGCTGTTTGCGGCCCTTCTTTTCTTCTGCTTTCACCGTCACGACCTGGATGCCCTTATGCTGGGAGACCAGGAGGCCCATGCCCTGGGTATTGACGTGGGAAAACTGAAAAAGCAGTTGCTTGTTGTCAGCTGCCTTATCGTCTCATTCTCGGTGGCCTTCAGCGGAATGATAGGGTTTGTCGGCCTGATAATCCCCCACACAATGCGGCTTCTCATCGGGCATAGCAACACAAAGTTGCTGGGGATGACCAGTCTGGCCGGAGGTGTATTCCTGCTCTTTGCGGATACTATCGCACGAAATCTTCTGGCACCTGTGGAGATCCCAATCGGAACAGTAACCGCATTCTTCGGAGCTCCTTTTTTTATCTACCTGGCAATACGAAGCAAGGGAGGAATAACGCCATGA
- a CDS encoding MotA/TolQ/ExbB proton channel family protein has product MNWFVQGGWPMYPILICSVAALAAIIERTVVFLLTMENPRRVLKESEQGDPLRRRGLCSAVAAAYAAAPREEEARVFEESVYQAGKQVIRSFSSRIAMLAVIAHLTPLMGLFGTVLGMIGVFQGLQDGQGRAEISALAGGIWVALLTTAFGLAVAIPAFAAHHIFEAIIRRRTETMEALLPELNRIFNRSVAIEAGGNTEEESRHDKELHEDVYSA; this is encoded by the coding sequence ATGAACTGGTTTGTTCAGGGCGGTTGGCCGATGTATCCCATTCTCATTTGCTCGGTTGCCGCTCTGGCGGCCATTATTGAACGGACCGTCGTGTTTCTATTAACAATGGAAAATCCCCGCCGGGTACTGAAGGAGTCTGAACAGGGAGATCCACTGCGAAGAAGAGGCCTCTGTTCCGCAGTGGCTGCAGCATACGCCGCAGCCCCCCGGGAAGAAGAAGCCCGGGTCTTTGAAGAATCCGTATACCAGGCGGGAAAACAGGTAATACGGTCCTTCTCTTCCAGAATCGCTATGCTCGCGGTTATAGCGCACCTTACCCCGCTGATGGGCCTGTTCGGTACGGTGCTGGGAATGATCGGCGTCTTTCAGGGATTGCAGGACGGTCAGGGGCGTGCGGAGATCAGCGCTCTGGCGGGGGGAATCTGGGTAGCCCTTCTTACTACCGCGTTCGGTCTCGCGGTGGCCATACCTGCCTTCGCGGCGCACCACATTTTCGAAGCCATAATCAGGCGCCGGACCGAAACAATGGAAGCACTGCTGCCGGAATTAAACCGAATCTTCAATCGCAGTGTAGCCATTGAAGCAGGCGGCAACACCGAAGAAGAGTCACGACACGATAAGGAACTCCATGAAGACGTTTATTCCGCCTGA
- a CDS encoding ABC transporter ATP-binding protein gives MPRLLIRGLSKSYDLTPAVRDLDLDIREGELTAILGPSGCGKSTLLSCIAGILQPDRGEILLDDRILFSGKKRISIPPEKRNMGVVFQSYALWPHMRVAANLAYPLKIRRRPAPVIRREISRILALLKLEGKELRYPGELSGGEQQRVALGRALIMQPDLLLLDEPLSNLDARLRETMQEEIRCIQQNLSLTIIHVTHDQGEAMAMSDRITVMNGGRALQTGSPREIYFAPSCGFVADFVGTNNLVEGIIVRSGDCSLLRVNERLSLPLPEMQDDEGPALYAVRPEDVVLNPATGGSGIPGGTVRTRTFRGAHIFYVLEFGRVQFRVQTHSDSIYKPGDVVSFIIRKAVRIR, from the coding sequence ATGCCAAGACTCCTGATACGCGGTCTCAGTAAATCCTATGATCTTACCCCTGCCGTCAGAGACCTCGACCTGGACATCAGGGAGGGAGAACTTACGGCTATTCTCGGGCCCTCAGGCTGCGGCAAAAGTACCCTGCTCTCCTGCATCGCGGGTATCCTGCAGCCCGATAGAGGCGAGATCCTGCTGGATGATCGGATTCTGTTCTCCGGAAAAAAGAGGATTTCCATACCTCCGGAGAAGCGTAACATGGGAGTCGTCTTCCAGAGCTACGCCCTCTGGCCCCATATGCGGGTGGCGGCAAATCTTGCCTATCCTCTGAAAATTCGCCGCCGTCCCGCCCCGGTAATCCGAAGGGAAATCTCCCGCATCCTGGCGCTGCTGAAACTGGAAGGCAAGGAACTGCGTTATCCCGGAGAATTGTCCGGTGGAGAACAGCAGAGGGTCGCCCTTGGACGCGCCCTGATAATGCAGCCGGACCTGCTGCTTCTGGATGAACCGCTGTCGAATCTGGACGCAAGGCTACGGGAAACCATGCAGGAAGAGATCCGCTGCATCCAGCAAAACCTCAGCCTCACCATTATTCATGTAACCCACGACCAGGGCGAAGCCATGGCGATGTCGGACCGGATAACCGTCATGAACGGGGGCCGGGCACTCCAGACGGGATCGCCCCGGGAGATTTATTTCGCCCCGTCCTGCGGCTTCGTGGCTGATTTCGTCGGCACCAACAACCTTGTGGAAGGGATAATTGTCCGCAGCGGGGACTGCAGCCTGCTCCGTGTGAATGAGAGGCTCTCCCTTCCTCTGCCGGAAATGCAGGACGATGAGGGCCCGGCCCTGTATGCTGTGCGTCCGGAGGACGTTGTACTGAACCCGGCAACCGGCGGTTCCGGAATTCCCGGGGGAACGGTGCGTACCCGCACATTCCGGGGAGCCCACATCTTTTATGTCCTGGAATTCGGCAGAGTGCAGTTCCGTGTACAAACCCACTCCGACAGCATCTACAAGCCCGGGGATGTGGTTTCTTTTATTATCCGCAAGGCAGTCCGCATCCGGTGA
- a CDS encoding TonB-dependent receptor: MSFVNTMLHIYSIHPVFKTVYCCLLLCLAYICMAQEQENFKDSHIPDAKEVLELEEISVTGLRVEKRLKDTPVITEVIDAKEIAESGSSDLAGVLADYGIMYTQNDMGDYISLQGLGEGRVLFLIDGRRVPGRVSNRLKGGTIPLGDIERIEIVRGAQSALYGSDGMGGVINIITKPSSDNFSFTARVTNSMIPAYNSDESTESQDSLKDSQPFLEQDIRTHMTFGLGKTSNKLSIEGSRGERYMNDTGSASILPELWRGKVSGESSFLIGDRGEMAVGGSVMRMEDEDQTSSQGSLLKEYTERYEAYAEYDWLLSDRVSMKTRIYDHFYERERRAYSGLTDIWDDPEYENENLLSADGYATIDLGENLLLVTGAELSMNTMYREWLTLEDADKDISRVRGALTVQAEWFREDLYSLVAGLRGEGDSEYGLMAAPRLAGMYYLTPELRLLTGAGLGYRAPDFNELYVYRNVGAMPVLISGNPDLKPEYSLGGNAGVEYTGDKFLIQGNVYYTELFQEIVYDQTGEIDTGSGKEIYRTENLDRSMRAGIDMEGKIKLPGGTFISAGYGYLFAFNRTASEELREEPAHTARMKTGIDVEEKGIHLSLSGNYMSELDPDETNDDYQEARYQIDLYGSWDFRENYMAFLSVENITGYINESLGPFYGQKLTLGLETSF, encoded by the coding sequence ATGAGCTTCGTAAACACAATGTTGCACATCTATAGTATTCATCCAGTTTTTAAAACTGTTTACTGCTGCCTGCTTCTCTGTCTTGCGTACATTTGCATGGCACAGGAACAGGAGAATTTTAAAGATAGTCATATTCCGGATGCCAAGGAAGTCCTCGAACTTGAGGAAATATCCGTTACCGGTCTGCGGGTGGAAAAACGCCTCAAAGACACTCCTGTAATAACTGAAGTAATAGACGCCAAGGAAATAGCCGAATCGGGATCCTCTGATCTGGCAGGAGTCCTGGCTGATTACGGCATTATGTACACCCAAAACGATATGGGCGACTACATCAGTCTCCAGGGACTTGGAGAAGGGCGGGTACTCTTTCTTATCGACGGCCGCCGTGTTCCTGGTCGTGTATCAAACCGCCTGAAGGGCGGGACCATCCCCCTGGGGGATATTGAACGGATAGAGATAGTTCGGGGGGCCCAGTCCGCCCTCTACGGTTCCGACGGTATGGGCGGAGTAATCAACATTATAACAAAACCCTCATCGGATAATTTTTCTTTCACAGCCAGAGTCACCAATTCCATGATTCCCGCGTACAACTCGGACGAAAGCACCGAAAGCCAGGACAGCCTGAAGGACTCCCAGCCCTTCCTTGAACAGGATATCCGGACACACATGACCTTCGGGCTGGGAAAGACCTCCAATAAACTCAGCATAGAAGGTTCCCGGGGGGAGCGATACATGAATGATACCGGCAGCGCATCGATACTGCCGGAACTGTGGAGGGGAAAAGTCAGCGGCGAGTCCTCGTTCTTGATCGGAGACCGTGGAGAAATGGCTGTCGGCGGAAGTGTTATGCGGATGGAAGACGAAGATCAGACCAGTTCGCAGGGCAGCCTGCTGAAGGAGTATACCGAACGCTACGAAGCATATGCGGAATACGACTGGCTTCTCTCGGACAGAGTATCCATGAAAACGAGGATATATGACCATTTCTATGAGCGGGAACGTCGGGCATACTCCGGACTCACCGATATCTGGGATGATCCGGAATACGAGAACGAGAACCTTCTCTCCGCCGACGGCTACGCGACCATTGACCTTGGAGAAAACCTGCTTCTGGTAACCGGCGCGGAACTCTCCATGAACACCATGTACCGTGAATGGCTCACCCTGGAAGATGCCGACAAGGACATTTCCCGGGTACGAGGGGCGCTGACGGTTCAGGCTGAATGGTTCCGTGAGGACCTGTACTCCCTGGTCGCGGGGCTGAGAGGCGAAGGAGATTCAGAGTACGGCCTTATGGCAGCCCCCAGACTGGCAGGAATGTACTATCTGACCCCGGAACTGCGGCTTCTTACCGGTGCGGGGCTCGGCTACCGGGCACCGGACTTCAACGAGCTGTATGTATACCGCAATGTCGGGGCCATGCCGGTGCTTATAAGCGGAAATCCAGACCTGAAACCCGAGTACAGTCTGGGGGGAAACGCAGGTGTGGAGTACACAGGAGATAAGTTCCTTATTCAGGGAAATGTATATTACACCGAGCTTTTTCAGGAAATCGTGTACGACCAGACCGGAGAGATCGACACCGGCAGTGGAAAAGAGATTTACCGGACCGAAAACCTGGACCGCAGCATGCGGGCCGGAATCGACATGGAAGGAAAAATCAAGCTCCCCGGCGGCACCTTTATTTCAGCAGGTTACGGCTACCTGTTCGCCTTTAACCGTACGGCGTCGGAGGAACTGCGTGAGGAGCCGGCCCATACCGCCAGAATGAAAACAGGCATCGACGTCGAAGAGAAGGGCATTCATCTAAGTCTTTCCGGAAACTACATGTCCGAGCTGGACCCGGATGAAACAAATGATGACTATCAAGAAGCCCGCTACCAGATAGACCTCTATGGATCCTGGGATTTTCGGGAAAACTATATGGCATTCCTCTCCGTTGAGAATATTACAGGATATATAAACGAGTCCCTGGGACCTTTTTACGGGCAGAAATTAACTCTGGGTTTGGAAACGTCGTTCTGA
- a CDS encoding extracellular solute-binding protein: MKNILTIIIALSLLSSASLFSSGSGEKQVTTYSGTEGRITVYVSGPENMLNKLEEVFESTEGDVLDLVQMGCGPLRQRIWTEYESGGIQADVFWGSDPLIYNALDAAGALEPYTPREADMLKPEFVTGHDYTLINERYGVVIYNREKLSGSKPSGYAALLDPGYRDRMVHADPTQSSTALALIGGLRELMGNDWNYHRNLVDNGLFLARKNSDVPSKIQEGEFDAGIAPHDAVLRLQKKAKKEGYPITLAICWPEEGAIAIQRPLAISKNPMRPEENSRIAQSFADFMLSKKAQQITVQFGFVSVRRDLPATPGIPDDIPVYRVDWDSLSEKQYAVRSGFSDLFE; encoded by the coding sequence ATGAAAAATATTCTCACAATCATCATTGCTCTCAGTTTGCTTTCATCGGCCAGCTTGTTTTCAAGCGGTAGCGGAGAAAAACAAGTAACAACATACAGCGGTACCGAAGGACGTATAACGGTCTACGTCTCAGGACCGGAAAACATGCTTAACAAACTGGAAGAAGTTTTTGAATCCACCGAAGGAGACGTTCTTGATCTGGTCCAGATGGGCTGCGGCCCCTTGCGGCAGCGGATCTGGACCGAGTATGAGTCCGGGGGAATCCAGGCGGACGTATTCTGGGGCTCCGACCCACTGATCTACAATGCGCTGGACGCCGCAGGGGCCCTCGAGCCATATACCCCCCGAGAAGCCGATATGCTGAAGCCCGAGTTCGTTACCGGACACGACTATACCCTGATCAACGAACGTTACGGTGTAGTCATTTATAACAGGGAAAAGCTTTCCGGCAGCAAACCTTCAGGCTATGCTGCCCTGCTTGACCCGGGCTACCGTGACCGGATGGTCCACGCCGATCCGACCCAGTCATCCACGGCCCTGGCCCTGATTGGGGGACTCCGGGAGCTTATGGGCAACGACTGGAATTATCACCGGAATCTCGTCGATAACGGTCTCTTCCTGGCCCGGAAAAACAGTGATGTTCCTTCCAAAATCCAGGAAGGGGAATTCGACGCCGGCATAGCTCCCCACGACGCGGTGCTGAGACTGCAGAAAAAAGCGAAAAAGGAAGGTTACCCGATCACCCTGGCAATCTGCTGGCCCGAAGAAGGGGCAATCGCAATCCAGCGTCCGCTTGCCATAAGTAAAAACCCCATGAGACCGGAAGAAAACAGCCGTATTGCCCAAAGCTTCGCGGACTTCATGCTCTCGAAGAAGGCTCAGCAGATTACCGTTCAGTTCGGGTTTGTCAGCGTACGGAGGGATCTTCCCGCAACGCCCGGGATCCCCGATGATATTCCTGTCTACCGGGTAGACTGGGACTCCCTGTCGGAAAAGCAGTATGCGGTCAGAAGCGGTTTTTCGGACCTCTTTGAATAA
- a CDS encoding class I SAM-dependent methyltransferase → MMRKNRTVAYWNKVAPNYDRIVRRDLPIYAAMLDMIGPCVNNESRVLDVPSGTGILALRLAEKVKEVQGCDISPVMVELANRKAREAGADNCRFDCMDIHDLPFEKNIFDAVVAANVLHLLDNPGDALIHLAGFLKPGGILLLPTYCHGETLVSRGVSRIASLAGFQVRNRWSLQGYLDFLAALGFIPEKVRYLKGLFPLSLVMIVQSSEKWIGTEKKADSGPAPAGCSG, encoded by the coding sequence ATGATGCGGAAGAACAGGACTGTTGCTTACTGGAATAAGGTCGCACCGAATTACGATCGCATTGTCAGGAGGGATTTGCCGATATACGCTGCCATGCTTGATATGATCGGGCCCTGTGTCAACAATGAAAGCAGGGTTCTGGACGTCCCCTCAGGTACCGGCATATTGGCCTTGAGGCTTGCAGAAAAGGTAAAAGAAGTGCAAGGCTGTGATATCTCACCGGTTATGGTTGAACTTGCAAACCGGAAGGCCCGTGAAGCAGGCGCGGATAATTGCAGATTTGATTGTATGGATATTCATGACCTGCCCTTTGAGAAGAACATCTTTGATGCCGTCGTTGCCGCAAATGTGCTGCATCTTCTGGATAATCCAGGGGACGCACTCATTCATCTTGCCGGATTTCTCAAACCGGGAGGGATACTGCTGCTGCCTACCTATTGTCATGGTGAAACTCTGGTAAGTCGCGGTGTTTCCCGCATCGCCTCCCTGGCGGGATTCCAGGTAAGGAACCGCTGGTCGCTTCAGGGATACCTCGATTTTCTTGCGGCTCTGGGTTTTATTCCCGAAAAGGTCAGGTATCTGAAAGGGCTGTTCCCTCTTTCTCTGGTCATGATTGTTCAGTCCAGCGAAAAATGGATCGGTACTGAGAAGAAAGCAGATTCCGGACCCGCTCCGGCGGGGTGCTCTGGATAA
- a CDS encoding iron ABC transporter permease — MRSEAVFRTSLNKILTILALSWTGLILGLIVLYPPLVLARQALFPGGDFSQLLSRGTLKALTNSLITASGVFLFSSFTGTLFAWLRVRTDIPGKKLLDACVLLAFIIPPYILGISWLQIFGSGGYLNRVINVIVPGGDYRFPCYSLGAAVLVLGLHLYPLSYFAVKNTLLQLDSGLETVSIQCGASRRRTFFAITLPGILPALLSSGLLVFSRALANFSVPALLCLPVRRELLTTRIYASLGSLNTRTAALLSFCLVLVSTLLYGLQVYISARFSRGVSKRPGEQQPWRLQPLGRFRGPATAAAGLFLMLTVVLPLGAMLTSSFMKRWGLPLERQYLTLHNYLHLLTGEKTRRAFLNSLSYGTGAGILALLVGGSTAFLSHTRRAGAGRVLEAVASWPMAFPNIVLAVGAILAWNRSPFYLYGTPWCIIAAYAALFTPLVLKQISALLENQDPRLVQAARTSGAGPARSFLTVTLPAILPGIESGLLVCMLIALREIPIALMLYSAGQETTGVLLFGMQSQSYGLEITSALAVTIIVLIFTGNMFITGIKRRRINAKTPDTRSQ; from the coding sequence ATGCGGTCAGAAGCGGTTTTTCGGACCTCTTTGAATAAGATCCTCACCATCCTGGCCCTTTCGTGGACGGGCCTCATCCTCGGGCTCATAGTACTCTATCCGCCCCTGGTTCTTGCACGGCAGGCCCTGTTTCCCGGGGGGGATTTTTCCCAGCTGCTTTCCCGGGGAACCCTGAAAGCCCTGACGAACTCGCTGATTACCGCTTCCGGGGTATTCCTCTTCAGTTCCTTTACTGGAACCCTGTTCGCCTGGCTGCGGGTGCGGACGGACATCCCGGGGAAAAAGCTGCTGGATGCCTGCGTACTGCTGGCATTCATCATTCCGCCCTACATCTTGGGAATCAGCTGGTTGCAGATATTCGGTTCCGGCGGATACCTGAACAGAGTGATCAACGTCATAGTTCCCGGAGGGGATTACCGCTTTCCCTGTTACTCACTGGGAGCGGCAGTCCTGGTTCTGGGGCTGCACCTCTATCCCTTGAGCTACTTCGCCGTCAAGAATACCCTTCTCCAGCTGGACTCGGGGCTGGAAACCGTCTCGATTCAGTGCGGAGCTTCCCGGAGACGGACCTTCTTCGCCATTACCCTGCCGGGAATCCTGCCGGCCCTCCTTTCCTCGGGTCTTTTGGTATTCTCCCGGGCCCTGGCCAACTTCAGCGTACCGGCGCTGCTCTGCCTGCCGGTACGACGGGAACTGCTTACAACCCGCATATACGCCTCTCTTGGAAGCCTCAATACCCGGACCGCAGCGCTGCTCTCGTTCTGTCTGGTCCTGGTATCCACCCTTCTCTACGGCCTGCAGGTCTATATATCTGCCCGGTTTTCCCGGGGAGTTTCAAAAAGGCCGGGGGAGCAGCAGCCCTGGCGGTTGCAGCCCCTGGGACGATTCCGCGGGCCTGCAACCGCAGCCGCGGGCCTGTTTCTTATGCTCACCGTGGTTCTGCCCCTGGGGGCGATGCTGACATCCTCTTTCATGAAACGCTGGGGACTGCCCCTGGAGCGGCAGTATCTTACATTGCATAATTACCTGCATCTGCTGACGGGAGAGAAAACGCGGCGGGCATTTCTCAACAGCCTGAGCTACGGAACCGGGGCGGGCATTCTTGCCCTTCTGGTCGGCGGCTCAACGGCCTTTCTTTCCCACACCCGGCGAGCAGGAGCCGGCCGGGTCCTGGAAGCAGTCGCGTCATGGCCAATGGCGTTCCCCAATATTGTACTGGCGGTCGGGGCGATTCTGGCCTGGAACCGGTCCCCTTTTTATCTTTACGGTACCCCCTGGTGCATCATTGCAGCCTACGCTGCCCTCTTCACCCCCCTGGTATTGAAACAGATAAGCGCTCTCCTCGAAAACCAGGACCCACGTCTCGTGCAGGCCGCCCGCACTTCCGGCGCCGGTCCCGCCCGCAGTTTTCTGACGGTTACCCTTCCGGCCATCCTGCCGGGAATAGAATCGGGACTCCTCGTTTGCATGCTAATCGCACTGAGGGAGATTCCCATAGCCCTGATGCTCTACTCGGCGGGACAGGAAACTACGGGTGTGCTTCTTTTCGGGATGCAGTCCCAATCCTACGGACTCGAAATAACTTCCGCCCTGGCCGTTACCATTATCGTACTGATCTTTACGGGCAACATGTTTATTACCGGCATCAAAAGGAGAAGAATCAATGCCAAGACTCCTGATACGCGGTCTCAGTAA
- a CDS encoding HmuY family protein, with the protein MVDVILRRGAVLAAVSLILLLTFSCEGSSAGSDSSGSGASTLVISAADGDPAYVSLSSGTVLADAVADTTDWDLKFTYDRTIHTNSGYTASASGDNSSGCGGVYYAGSASSADGVSSATLEAAKTVFDGGESDWPTNKHFEEYHYFTPTAQMGTWEGALNIMTYHGYATGSGTDTDPWVTYEYNADGFYTSAAMGEYIMTNNVYIIRHGDGSKHTAVQVTAMETSDNDSDRVYQIKYHTLD; encoded by the coding sequence ATGGTTGATGTTATTCTGCGAAGAGGTGCCGTACTTGCTGCGGTCTCTCTGATTCTTCTTCTCACCTTCAGCTGCGAAGGCAGCAGCGCCGGCTCGGATAGTTCCGGTAGCGGGGCATCCACTCTGGTCATCAGCGCCGCTGATGGCGATCCTGCGTATGTCAGTCTCTCCAGCGGAACGGTACTTGCCGACGCAGTCGCAGACACGACAGACTGGGACCTGAAGTTTACCTACGACAGGACCATCCACACCAACAGCGGATACACCGCCTCGGCATCCGGTGATAACAGCAGCGGATGCGGCGGCGTCTATTATGCAGGAAGCGCGTCATCGGCAGACGGGGTAAGTTCCGCTACCCTTGAAGCAGCAAAAACCGTCTTTGACGGAGGCGAAAGCGATTGGCCGACCAATAAACATTTCGAGGAGTACCACTACTTTACTCCGACTGCCCAGATGGGAACCTGGGAAGGGGCGTTGAATATAATGACCTATCATGGGTATGCGACTGGCAGTGGAACCGATACCGACCCCTGGGTTACATACGAGTACAACGCCGACGGGTTCTACACCAGCGCAGCCATGGGAGAATACATTATGACCAACAATGTCTACATCATACGCCATGGAGACGGGAGTAAACACACTGCAGTACAGGTCACCGCCATGGAGACCAGCGACAACGACAGCGACAGAGTGTATCAGATCAAGTACCACACCCTGGATTAG
- a CDS encoding TonB family protein — protein MKNGPIPAAFVLSILIHSLLVFGYYPDLKVRPAPEEKTVSIQLADVRSPAPPAEEKQDTPAVPSSPLPSQTPTEPEPAPEPDPPAASPATPTSLSKETTVSAPETSDTAPDPATREAWAVLVRQQIHANRKYPLAARRREEEGIVVVSFSLDRKGSIVSGPAIEKPCRSPRLNRAALQAVREGAPYPEHPAGAGPESAFFSVPIHFSLD, from the coding sequence ATGAAAAACGGACCCATTCCTGCAGCGTTCGTTCTCTCCATACTGATTCATAGCCTGCTGGTCTTCGGCTATTATCCTGATCTGAAGGTCCGTCCGGCACCGGAAGAGAAAACAGTGAGCATTCAACTGGCTGACGTCAGATCCCCTGCTCCTCCCGCAGAGGAGAAACAGGATACCCCGGCCGTTCCATCCTCGCCGCTACCATCACAAACACCGACAGAACCGGAACCTGCCCCTGAACCTGATCCCCCGGCCGCCTCCCCCGCCACCCCGACATCTTTGTCGAAGGAAACGACAGTCTCTGCGCCTGAAACCTCCGACACGGCTCCGGATCCCGCAACCCGGGAAGCCTGGGCCGTTCTTGTTCGACAACAAATACACGCCAACAGAAAATACCCTCTGGCCGCACGGCGCAGGGAGGAAGAAGGAATCGTCGTTGTCAGTTTCTCCCTGGACAGAAAAGGAAGTATTGTTTCAGGACCCGCGATAGAAAAACCCTGCAGGTCCCCGCGTTTAAACCGGGCGGCCCTGCAAGCGGTCCGCGAAGGCGCCCCTTATCCAGAGCACCCCGCCGGAGCGGGTCCGGAATCTGCTTTCTTCTCAGTACCGATCCATTTTTCGCTGGACTGA
- a CDS encoding flavodoxin family protein produces MKKGMIVYSSKTGNTAKVAQEIYERLNLENISELHPVESAPDPASADWLLVGFWVDKGDADPRALEYIGKIMDKKVGVFGTLGAYPGSQHAEDVKERVGARISKNNTLLGSFLCQGKIDPKLREMFRGFPPGHPHAMTPERIKRHQDAESHPDNEDITAAADACREMLIKAGVC; encoded by the coding sequence ATGAAAAAAGGCATGATTGTATATTCAAGTAAAACCGGGAACACCGCAAAGGTCGCCCAGGAAATTTACGAACGGCTCAACCTTGAGAACATATCAGAATTGCACCCCGTAGAGTCCGCTCCGGACCCTGCAAGCGCAGACTGGCTGCTGGTAGGTTTCTGGGTCGACAAAGGAGACGCCGACCCCCGAGCCCTGGAGTACATCGGTAAAATCATGGATAAAAAGGTCGGGGTTTTCGGAACCCTTGGAGCCTACCCTGGTTCACAACATGCCGAAGACGTAAAGGAGCGGGTCGGCGCCCGTATCAGTAAAAACAATACACTCCTGGGCAGTTTTCTCTGCCAGGGAAAAATCGACCCCAAACTGAGGGAAATGTTCAGGGGATTCCCTCCGGGTCATCCCCACGCAATGACGCCGGAAAGGATCAAACGGCACCAGGACGCTGAGTCACACCCGGATAATGAAGACATAACAGCGGCTGCAGATGCCTGCAGAGAGATGCTCATCAAGGCAGGAGTATGCTGA